A window of the bacterium genome harbors these coding sequences:
- the rlmD gene encoding 23S rRNA (uracil(1939)-C(5))-methyltransferase RlmD: protein MKYILSSSSPRRKELLKRVIDDFEIVEPDVDEEKIKENDPIKYAVTAATLKAKSVGEKRSGCIVLAADTIVSYKGKIIGKPQNYQEAMNILKELSGTEHKVITGIAIYNKDKNKLLTGYDISYVKFKNISEEDIKEYLEKNEFKDKAGGYAIQEIGDKFVEKIKGSYENVVGLPIQKLKKMIEEFEMPEIEIEISDIAFPNNWGVGKKENFVVFVPGATYKDVVKVRIKKGEKSFSYGEVVEILSPSPYRKQAECPHFGICGGCSFQNLQYQIQLSLKFNYIKKTLEKIGGIDIGKGEISEIVPSPCLYFYRNKMEFSFGGDKEIYLGLRERNSPFEKYTWKVVSIEKCLIFSPLYEKISPIIIEFAKKTGLPPYNPYKKEGFFRHLVLREGKNTGEAMAIIVTKSGKDIDFTGLVEKINDVAPEIKCLYWVENDQLSDVVSFEKKHHIWGETKIEEKIGDFKFKIAPNSFFQPNSKGAELLYSEIYNNIGEGERVLGLYCGTGTIEVFISNKAGEIIGIDSEEINILVAEENCQNNKIKNCKFYCGRVEKIIGNKNLGNFDTLIVDPPRSGLTNKALMKLVKMEIPKLIYVSCNVSTFSRDINLLSKEGYKLEKLIPFDLFPHTPHIEILGIIKKRSPLC from the coding sequence ATGAAATATATACTATCTTCAAGTTCGCCAAGAAGGAAAGAACTATTAAAAAGAGTGATTGATGATTTTGAAATTGTTGAACCAGATGTTGATGAAGAAAAAATAAAGGAAAACGACCCAATAAAATATGCAGTAACAGCAGCAACCTTAAAGGCAAAAAGCGTTGGAGAAAAAAGAAGTGGTTGTATTGTCCTTGCTGCTGATACAATTGTCTCATATAAAGGGAAAATTATTGGCAAACCCCAAAATTATCAAGAAGCGATGAATATACTGAAAGAACTTTCAGGGACAGAACATAAAGTTATAACAGGAATTGCAATTTATAATAAAGATAAAAATAAACTTTTAACGGGTTATGATATAAGTTATGTTAAGTTTAAAAATATTTCTGAAGAAGATATAAAAGAATATTTAGAAAAAAATGAGTTCAAAGATAAAGCAGGAGGATATGCAATTCAGGAAATAGGAGATAAGTTTGTAGAGAAAATAAAAGGAAGTTATGAAAATGTTGTGGGACTGCCTATTCAAAAACTAAAAAAAATGATTGAGGAATTTGAAATGCCAGAGATAGAAATTGAAATTTCAGATATTGCTTTTCCTAACAATTGGGGTGTCGGGAAAAAAGAAAATTTTGTTGTTTTTGTTCCTGGTGCTACTTATAAAGATGTTGTAAAAGTAAGAATAAAAAAAGGAGAGAAAAGTTTTTCTTATGGAGAGGTGGTAGAAATTTTAAGTCCCTCTCCATATAGAAAACAAGCAGAATGTCCTCATTTTGGTATTTGTGGTGGATGTTCTTTTCAAAATTTACAATATCAAATACAACTTTCTTTAAAATTTAATTATATAAAGAAAACACTTGAAAAAATAGGAGGTATAGATATAGGAAAAGGAGAAATTTCAGAAATAGTCCCTTCTCCTTGTCTTTATTTTTACAGGAATAAAATGGAATTTTCTTTTGGTGGGGATAAGGAAATTTATTTAGGTTTGAGAGAAAGAAATTCTCCTTTTGAAAAATATACATGGAAAGTTGTATCAATTGAGAAATGTTTAATTTTCAGCCCTCTTTATGAAAAAATATCACCAATAATTATTGAATTTGCAAAAAAAACAGGACTCCCACCTTATAATCCATACAAAAAAGAGGGATTTTTCAGACATTTAGTTTTAAGAGAGGGGAAAAATACAGGTGAAGCAATGGCAATTATTGTTACAAAGAGTGGGAAAGACATTGATTTCACCGGACTTGTTGAAAAAATAAATGATGTTGCCCCTGAAATTAAATGTCTTTACTGGGTTGAAAATGACCAGTTATCAGATGTTGTCTCTTTTGAGAAAAAACACCATATCTGGGGAGAAACAAAAATAGAAGAAAAAATAGGCGATTTTAAATTTAAAATTGCCCCTAATTCATTTTTCCAGCCAAATTCAAAAGGGGCAGAACTTCTTTATTCAGAAATTTATAATAATATTGGAGAAGGGGAGAGAGTGTTAGGACTTTATTGTGGAACAGGAACAATTGAAGTTTTTATTTCAAATAAGGCAGGTGAAATTATAGGAATTGATTCAGAAGAGATAAATATATTAGTTGCAGAAGAGAACTGTCAGAATAATAAAATTAAAAATTGTAAATTTTATTGTGGAAGGGTTGAAAAAATTATTGGTAATAAGAATTTAGGGAATTTTGATACTTTAATTGTTGACCCTCCAAGAAGTGGTTTAACAAATAAAGCACTAATGAAATTGGTAAAAATGGAAATACCAAAACTTATATATGTTTCCTGCAATGTTTCAACTTTCTCAAGGGATATAAATTTATTGTCAAAGGAAGGATATAAACTTGAAAAATTAATTCCTTTTGACCTTTTTCCTCATACGCCACACATAGAAATTCTAGGAATAATCAAGAAACGGAGTCCCCTTTGTTAA
- a CDS encoding N-6 DNA methylase, which translates to MAKVQINQRKIEFGANVDCPYLFPNLSLVITKQENLYKTKDKIYSKFRYEKLNILINKFGLEKTWYSILATHIYNLHQPRFDYLLVQKEFSNAPILDIDILNSISIGEIATLYEYSLSLLNNDSRKKHGQYFTPEDVAQVMAEKSLFFPKNRVWIDPCSGVGNLSFWLVKLQETGEDFLTNQLYLIDKDALALFIARTLFTLAFQNKSKNLFHDIASHFIVTDFLFSSNLPAFDFAFLNPPYVEVKSDNRFKTAEARNLYAYFLEKIITLSNGFISITPQTFTNGQQFRTLRELLITKMRNISIYCFDNVPDTIFRGIKFGSTNTNKSNSIRAAITVAKSESTLNSFKITPLLRWRTTERTKMLESLDNYLTDVGVNADVFPKIQKELLPLYYKVKKTKKCLVDIISTYPTKYKLIVPTTPRYFISALKTEVNRSSFRTLYFYNKKDYNLAYILLNSSFFYWWWRINDGGMTISKKTLLSLPIPDNISADPILISKIENSELTNRVVKKNAGKSSENVKHNIALIEEINQKLFPEFASVLNCLHNNSILNDNIRKFIG; encoded by the coding sequence ATGGCAAAAGTTCAAATAAATCAGAGAAAGATAGAATTTGGAGCAAATGTAGATTGCCCTTATTTATTCCCAAATTTATCACTAGTAATTACAAAACAAGAGAATTTATATAAAACAAAAGATAAAATATATTCAAAGTTTAGATATGAAAAATTAAATATCCTTATAAATAAATTTGGTCTTGAAAAGACATGGTATTCAATTTTAGCCACACATATTTATAATCTTCATCAACCTCGTTTTGATTATCTTTTAGTGCAAAAAGAGTTTTCTAATGCACCAATTTTAGATATAGATATACTTAATTCTATTTCTATTGGAGAAATTGCGACACTTTATGAATACTCTTTGTCTCTTTTAAATAATGATAGTAGAAAAAAACATGGACAATATTTTACTCCTGAGGATGTTGCTCAGGTAATGGCAGAAAAATCACTTTTTTTCCCAAAAAATAGAGTTTGGATAGACCCTTGTTCTGGGGTTGGCAATCTTTCTTTTTGGCTGGTTAAATTGCAGGAAACGGGTGAGGATTTTTTAACCAATCAACTTTATTTGATTGATAAAGATGCTTTAGCATTATTTATTGCTCGTACTTTATTCACCCTGGCATTTCAAAATAAGTCAAAAAATCTATTTCATGATATTGCTTCTCATTTTATTGTTACTGATTTTCTTTTCTCTTCAAATCTACCAGCATTTGATTTCGCTTTTTTAAATCCACCCTATGTAGAAGTAAAAAGTGATAACCGCTTTAAAACAGCAGAAGCACGCAATTTATATGCTTACTTTTTAGAAAAGATAATTACTCTATCAAATGGATTTATTTCTATTACGCCACAGACATTTACAAATGGACAACAATTCCGAACTTTGCGTGAATTACTTATAACAAAAATGCGAAACATTTCAATTTATTGTTTTGATAATGTTCCTGATACAATATTTAGAGGAATTAAATTTGGTTCAACTAATACCAATAAATCAAATAGTATAAGAGCTGCAATCACTGTTGCTAAATCCGAAAGTACATTAAATTCTTTTAAAATTACGCCTCTATTACGTTGGCGGACAACGGAACGCACAAAAATGCTGGAAAGTTTAGATAATTACCTAACCGATGTAGGAGTTAATGCAGATGTTTTTCCCAAAATTCAAAAAGAACTCTTACCTTTATACTATAAAGTAAAAAAGACAAAAAAATGTTTGGTAGATATTATTTCAACTTATCCAACAAAATATAAACTTATTGTTCCAACAACTCCAAGATATTTTATTTCAGCACTTAAAACAGAAGTTAATCGTTCCTCATTTAGAACTTTATATTTTTATAACAAAAAAGATTATAATCTTGCATATATACTTCTAAATAGCAGTTTCTTTTATTGGTGGTGGCGAATTAATGATGGGGGTATGACTATTTCAAAAAAAACTCTGCTTTCGCTACCAATTCCAGATAATATTTCAGCAGACCCAATTCTTATATCAAAAATTGAGAATTCCGAATTAACTAACAGGGTTGTCAAAAAAAATGCCGGGAAAAGTAGTGAGAATGTAAAACATAATATTGCTTTGATAGAAGAAATAAATCAAAAACTTTTTCCAGAGTTTGCATCAGTACTTAACTGTCTACATAATAATTCAATACTAAATGATAATATCAGGAAATTTATTGGATAA